A single window of Gammaproteobacteria bacterium DNA harbors:
- a CDS encoding DHA2 family efflux MFS transporter permease subunit, translated as MTDILDNRKRWWALVVLCLGDLMIVLDMTIVNVALPSIREHLAFSETTLVWVVNAYLLTFGGFLLLGGRLGDLFGYRRLFLGGIVFFTLASLACGLAGSQQMLIAARAIQGLGGAVVSAVALSLIISLFTEPDARAKAMGVFGFVMAGGGSIGVLLGGILTDAFDWHWIFLVNIPVGLLVFVLCLLLIPADRATAAGARLDIAGAVTVTAALMLAVYAVVNGNEAGWLSVRTLGMFAVAALLLSLFLWIEARVQSPLMPLGLFRLRNVATANLVGVLWAAAMFAWFFVSALYMQLVLGYSPLQVGLAFLPANLIMAAFSLGLSAKMVLRFGIRLPLAAGLLVATFGLVLFAFAPVGGEFLIHVLPGMLLLGLGAGMAFNPMLFAAMNDVPPDEAGLASGVVNTAFMMGGALGLAVLVSLSAARTENLLATGRDALTALNGGYQLAFAVGAVFAAMAAVIGLILLRAGVKGAAREAAIETV; from the coding sequence ATGACCGATATTCTCGACAACAGAAAACGCTGGTGGGCGCTCGTCGTGCTCTGCCTCGGGGACCTGATGATCGTGCTGGACATGACGATCGTCAACGTCGCGCTGCCGTCGATCCGGGAGCACCTCGCCTTTTCCGAGACCACGCTGGTCTGGGTCGTCAATGCCTATCTGCTCACCTTCGGCGGTTTCCTGCTGCTGGGTGGACGGCTGGGTGATCTGTTCGGCTATCGCCGGCTGTTTCTGGGCGGCATCGTCTTTTTCACGCTGGCCTCGCTTGCCTGCGGGCTTGCCGGCTCACAGCAGATGCTGATTGCCGCCCGCGCGATCCAGGGACTGGGTGGTGCCGTGGTCTCGGCGGTCGCGCTGTCCCTGATCATCAGCCTGTTCACGGAACCGGATGCGCGCGCGAAGGCGATGGGTGTCTTCGGCTTCGTCATGGCCGGGGGCGGCAGTATCGGGGTGCTGCTGGGCGGGATACTCACGGACGCCTTCGACTGGCACTGGATCTTCCTGGTCAACATTCCCGTCGGTCTGCTGGTGTTCGTATTGTGCCTGCTGCTGATACCGGCGGATCGCGCGACGGCCGCCGGCGCACGTCTCGACATAGCCGGTGCGGTGACGGTGACCGCCGCGCTGATGCTGGCGGTCTATGCCGTCGTGAACGGTAATGAGGCCGGTTGGCTTTCCGTTCGCACGCTCGGCATGTTTGCCGTCGCGGCCCTGCTGCTGTCCCTGTTTCTGTGGATCGAGGCCAGGGTGCAGTCGCCACTGATGCCGCTCGGCTTGTTCCGGTTACGCAACGTCGCCACCGCGAACCTGGTGGGCGTGCTGTGGGCGGCGGCCATGTTCGCCTGGTTCTTCGTTTCCGCGCTGTACATGCAGCTGGTGCTTGGTTACAGCCCACTGCAGGTCGGGTTGGCGTTCCTGCCGGCAAACCTGATCATGGCGGCGTTTTCGCTCGGGCTGTCCGCGAAGATGGTGCTGCGCTTCGGCATCCGCCTCCCGCTCGCGGCTGGCCTGCTGGTGGCCACTTTCGGTCTGGTGCTGTTCGCCTTTGCACCGGTCGGCGGCGAGTTCCTGATCCACGTGCTGCCCGGCATGCTGTTGCTGGGCCTCGGCGCCGGCATGGCGTTCAACCCGATGCTGTTCGCCGCCATGAACGACGTGCCGCCGGATGAAGCAGGGCTTGCCTCCGGTGTGGTCAATACCGCTTTCATGATGGGAGGCGCGCTCGGTCTCGCGGTGCTGGTCAGCCTGTCCGCCGCCCGCACGGAAAATCTGCTCGCGACGGGTAGGGATGCACTGACCGCGCTCAACGGAGGCTACCAGCTTGCCTTCGCCGTCGGTGCGGTCTTCGCGGCCATGGCGGCCGTTATCGGCCTGATACTGCTGCGCGCCGGGGTGAAGGGGGCTGCGCGGGAGGCGGCGATCGAGACGGTGTGA
- the msrB gene encoding peptide-methionine (R)-S-oxide reductase MsrB, which translates to MLNWNDVIRFAGQGNPDPERRVNKTDAEWRTQLSPEEYHVTREKGTERAFSSEMCALFEPGRYTCVCCGELLFDAREKFDSGTGWPSFTQPIRENAIAYHNDSSYGMRRIETTCNTCGAHLGHVFPDGPPPGGLRYCMNALALRKLED; encoded by the coding sequence ATGCTGAACTGGAACGATGTGATCCGATTCGCCGGCCAGGGCAATCCCGATCCGGAGCGACGGGTGAACAAGACCGACGCCGAATGGCGCACGCAGCTCAGTCCGGAGGAATATCATGTCACGCGCGAGAAGGGTACCGAACGCGCCTTCAGCTCGGAGATGTGCGCGTTGTTCGAGCCCGGCCGCTATACCTGCGTCTGCTGCGGCGAGTTGCTGTTCGATGCTCGGGAAAAGTTCGACTCCGGCACCGGCTGGCCGTCCTTCACCCAGCCCATCCGGGAGAATGCCATCGCCTATCATAACGACAGCTCGTACGGCATGCGGCGTATCGAGACTACCTGCAACACCTGCGGCGCCCATCTGGGCCATGTCTTCCCGGACGGCCCGCCACCCGGCGGCCTGCGCTACTGCATGAATGCGCTGGCGCTCAGAAAACTGGAAGATTGA
- a CDS encoding DUF4399 domain-containing protein gives MKSRVVIALLAVGSLSLIGTLAWGATPAPAGAEVYIISPEDGATVTSPVTVRFGARGVGVAPAGVARENTGHHHLVIDSDLPPLDQPIPKDDRHIHFGGGQTETRIELKPGTHTFQLLMGDDAHMPHEPPLVSKKITITVQ, from the coding sequence ATGAAATCCCGCGTCGTGATTGCCCTTCTCGCTGTCGGATCCCTATCCCTGATCGGCACACTGGCCTGGGGGGCCACACCCGCGCCCGCCGGGGCGGAGGTTTACATCATCTCACCCGAGGACGGAGCAACGGTGACCAGTCCCGTCACGGTACGCTTCGGCGCCCGCGGGGTCGGGGTCGCGCCGGCCGGCGTGGCCAGGGAGAACACGGGACACCATCATCTGGTCATCGATTCGGATCTGCCGCCGCTCGATCAGCCAATCCCCAAGGACGACCGCCATATCCACTTCGGCGGTGGCCAGACCGAGACCCGAATAGAACTCAAGCCCGGCACACATACGTTCCAGCTCCTGATGGGAGACGACGCCCATATGCCGCATGAACCGCCCCTGGTCTCGAAAAAGATCACGATCACCGTGCAGTGA
- a CDS encoding NAD(P)H-dependent oxidoreductase: MTTITGISGSLRAGSYNAALLRAAARLMPAESRLDIASIKGIPLYDGDIEATEGIPAPVAALKERVVAGDGLLLVTPEYNHSIPGVFKNAIDWLSRPSSDIPRVFNGRPVAIIGASPGGFGTILSQNAWLPVIRTLGMRPWYGARLLVSHAAGVFNETGDMIDDKMREQLRKFMQEFVAFVRS; the protein is encoded by the coding sequence ATGACCACGATCACAGGCATCTCCGGCAGTCTGCGTGCCGGCTCCTACAACGCGGCGCTGCTGCGCGCCGCGGCACGGCTGATGCCTGCGGAATCCCGCCTGGACATCGCGAGCATCAAGGGCATTCCGCTCTATGACGGTGATATCGAAGCCACGGAGGGCATTCCCGCACCGGTCGCCGCACTGAAGGAGCGCGTCGTCGCCGGTGACGGGCTGCTGCTGGTCACGCCCGAGTACAACCATTCGATACCCGGCGTATTCAAGAACGCGATCGACTGGCTTTCCCGGCCCTCGTCCGACATCCCCCGGGTGTTCAATGGCCGCCCGGTCGCAATCATCGGGGCCTCTCCGGGGGGCTTCGGGACCATCCTCTCCCAGAATGCCTGGCTCCCCGTGATACGCACCCTGGGCATGCGCCCCTGGTACGGCGCGCGTCTGCTGGTATCGCACGCCGCCGGCGTATTCAACGAGACGGGCGACATGATCGACGACAAGATGCGGGAGCAATTGAGGAAGTTCATGCAGGAATTCGTCGCCTTCGTTCGATCGTGA
- a CDS encoding DUF4202 domain-containing protein gives MPQQTAVDKALALIDAANGADPNHESAEGKDWPKELLYSHRMSDMLQRFCPQSDDAIRLAVRAQHIRRWTSPRDAYPMDREGYLQWRKDLYRFHADTAAELLAQAGCESGTIERVRKAVGKRALKKNADTQLLEDVTALVFIEHYMLDFAARHPEYDEMKWHGIIRKTWEKMSVGARDFALSGGIRLPEPLVPLIQRAIA, from the coding sequence ATGCCGCAGCAGACCGCCGTCGACAAGGCCCTTGCGCTTATCGATGCCGCCAACGGCGCGGATCCGAATCACGAATCCGCCGAGGGAAAGGATTGGCCGAAGGAACTGCTCTATTCTCATCGCATGTCCGATATGCTGCAGCGATTCTGCCCACAATCGGATGACGCCATCAGGCTGGCGGTACGCGCGCAGCACATCCGGCGCTGGACCTCGCCGCGCGACGCCTACCCGATGGATCGCGAAGGCTATCTGCAGTGGCGCAAGGATCTCTACCGTTTCCATGCCGATACCGCGGCCGAACTACTGGCACAGGCCGGTTGCGAATCCGGCACCATCGAGCGCGTCCGCAAGGCTGTCGGAAAGCGCGCGCTCAAGAAAAACGCGGACACCCAGCTGTTGGAAGATGTCACCGCACTCGTTTTCATCGAACACTACATGCTCGATTTCGCCGCCAGGCACCCTGAGTATGACGAGATGAAATGGCACGGCATCATCCGCAAGACCTGGGAGAAGATGTCCGTCGGGGCGCGGGACTTTGCCCTGTCGGGCGGGATCCGTCTGCCCGAGCCGCTCGTGCCGCTGATCCAGCGCGCCATCGCATAG
- a CDS encoding aldo/keto reductase: protein MSENQYFTSHQSVRVPRILYGTAWKKDRTQELVSLALQCGFRGFDTAGQPRHYHEADVGAGLRVALEGGLARADLYLQTKFTPIGGQDPQQIPYDPSAPLADQVAQSFQSSLRNLQTTYLDCLLLHSPMPGARQLSEVWGALETIVETGGARQIGISNCYDPAYLEGLWRSARVRPAVVQNRFYAETRYDREIRAFCRDHDIVYQSFWTLTANPHLLAHPVLKASARKHRVTPAQILFRWLTQDGVAPLTGTTAEQHMREDLAIFAFSLSEEERASIATTLE, encoded by the coding sequence ATGAGCGAGAATCAATACTTCACCTCCCACCAGAGCGTGCGCGTTCCCCGCATTCTCTATGGAACGGCCTGGAAGAAGGACAGGACACAGGAGCTGGTGAGCCTGGCCCTGCAATGCGGCTTCCGCGGCTTCGACACCGCGGGACAACCCAGGCACTACCACGAGGCCGACGTCGGCGCCGGCCTTCGGGTCGCTCTCGAGGGCGGACTCGCGCGCGCCGACCTGTATCTGCAGACGAAATTCACGCCAATCGGTGGCCAGGATCCGCAACAGATTCCCTACGATCCGTCCGCCCCGCTCGCGGATCAGGTCGCACAGTCCTTCCAATCCTCGTTGCGGAACCTGCAAACGACATATCTCGACTGCCTGCTGCTACACTCCCCGATGCCCGGCGCCCGGCAATTGAGCGAAGTCTGGGGGGCGCTGGAAACGATCGTCGAGACCGGTGGTGCACGCCAGATCGGCATCAGCAACTGTTACGATCCCGCCTATCTGGAGGGACTGTGGCGCTCGGCGCGGGTCCGGCCCGCGGTGGTGCAGAACCGCTTCTATGCCGAGACCCGCTACGACCGCGAGATACGCGCCTTCTGCCGTGATCACGACATCGTCTATCAGAGTTTCTGGACGCTCACGGCAAACCCGCATTTGCTCGCGCATCCCGTACTCAAGGCGTCGGCCCGGAAACACCGGGTCACGCCCGCGCAGATCCTGTTCCGCTGGTTGACGCAGGATGGCGTCGCCCCGCTGACCGGAACCACCGCGGAGCAACACATGCGCGAGGATCTGGCGATATTCGCCTTCAGCCTCAGCGAGGAAGAACGCGCATCGATCGCGACGACTTTGGAATAA
- a CDS encoding SRPBCC family protein, translated as MLKKIALAIGVLIVIILVYAATRPDSFRVERSAVIGAPPEEIFTHLEDLHQWAAWSPWERKDPAMKRTHSGAARGTGAVYAWDGNDDVGQGSMEIIETVPPSRLVIRLDFIKPFEAHNIVEFALRPEGGSTNVVWSIHGPSPYVSKLMGLFFDMDALIGKDFEDGLARLKTLAEA; from the coding sequence ATGCTCAAAAAAATCGCCCTTGCCATAGGTGTTCTTATCGTCATCATCCTGGTCTACGCCGCGACCAGGCCCGACAGCTTCCGCGTCGAACGCAGCGCGGTGATCGGGGCGCCGCCGGAGGAGATTTTCACGCACCTCGAGGATCTGCACCAATGGGCGGCCTGGTCGCCCTGGGAGAGAAAAGATCCCGCCATGAAGCGAACGCACAGCGGCGCGGCGCGCGGTACGGGCGCGGTATACGCCTGGGACGGTAACGACGATGTGGGCCAGGGGAGCATGGAGATCATCGAGACCGTCCCGCCGTCCCGGCTGGTCATCCGGCTCGATTTCATAAAGCCCTTCGAGGCGCATAACATCGTGGAATTCGCGCTACGGCCGGAGGGAGGGTCGACGAACGTCGTCTGGTCCATCCACGGTCCCAGCCCCTATGTGTCGAAACTCATGGGCCTGTTCTTCGACATGGATGCACTGATCGGCAAGGACTTCGAGGACGGTCTCGCCAGACTGAAGACGCTTGCCGAAGCTTGA